The following are from one region of the Paenibacillus sp. KS-LC4 genome:
- a CDS encoding rhamnulokinase family protein — protein MAYTAKIAATVLAFDLGASSGRALIGQLAVNAEGGRTLEVTELHRFPNYPVHVGQHLHWDILRLLQEMKAAICKAFQQGYQPATFGVDTWGVDFGLLDSQGELLGNPYHYRDPQTKGLIEEVEQLLSREEQYQQGGLQFMPFNTIYQLYAMSKAGSPKLAAAETLLLTPDLLVYFLTGKKVCEFTMATTTQLFHPKRQQWNEPLMQQLAIPAKLFLAPIHPGQRIGPLTAEVCEELAVPPIDAIAVGTHDTESAVAAVPAAGGKAFAYLVCGTWSLLGTELASPLLTPEALALEFSNEGGVGGTYQLLKNIMGLWILQECHHEWASQEQELSFMQLAAEAEQAEPFRSLIHPDDLRFYSPSGMIRKVQQYCEETGQSVPQTRGEVARCILESLALKYRYALEQMEQLTGEVYSGLHMVGGGIQNKLLCRFTANALGRSVWAGPVEASAIGNMLVQLIAQGECADLQEARQLAAVSFESDTYEPEQAEQHVWEQAYEAYLRLVAWQASSSL, from the coding sequence ATGGCATATACAGCGAAAATTGCGGCGACTGTGCTTGCCTTTGATCTAGGCGCAAGCAGCGGCAGGGCGCTAATCGGACAGCTTGCTGTGAATGCAGAGGGCGGCCGCACGCTAGAGGTGACCGAGCTACATCGTTTTCCCAACTATCCCGTGCATGTAGGTCAGCATCTGCACTGGGATATTTTGCGCTTATTACAGGAGATGAAGGCAGCTATTTGCAAGGCATTCCAACAGGGCTATCAGCCCGCCACCTTTGGCGTGGATACGTGGGGAGTAGACTTTGGCCTGCTGGATTCGCAAGGCGAGCTGCTGGGCAATCCCTATCATTACCGCGACCCGCAGACGAAAGGGTTGATTGAAGAGGTGGAGCAGCTGCTGAGCCGTGAGGAGCAATACCAGCAGGGCGGGCTCCAGTTCATGCCCTTTAATACGATTTATCAGCTGTATGCGATGAGCAAGGCAGGCTCGCCTAAGCTGGCGGCCGCCGAGACGCTGCTGCTGACACCGGATTTGCTCGTATATTTTTTGACGGGCAAGAAGGTGTGCGAATTTACGATGGCGACGACGACGCAGCTGTTTCATCCAAAGCGGCAGCAGTGGAATGAGCCGCTGATGCAGCAGCTCGCCATTCCAGCGAAGCTGTTTCTTGCGCCGATTCATCCGGGACAACGGATTGGGCCGCTTACAGCGGAAGTATGCGAGGAGCTGGCTGTACCGCCAATTGACGCCATTGCCGTAGGCACGCATGATACGGAATCTGCGGTTGCTGCTGTGCCAGCGGCAGGCGGGAAAGCTTTTGCCTATTTGGTATGCGGCACGTGGTCGCTGCTCGGCACCGAGCTTGCAAGTCCGCTGCTGACGCCAGAGGCGCTGGCGCTCGAGTTTTCCAATGAAGGCGGAGTTGGCGGGACCTACCAGCTGCTCAAAAATATTATGGGCTTGTGGATTTTGCAGGAGTGTCACCATGAATGGGCATCGCAAGAACAAGAGCTGTCGTTCATGCAGCTTGCAGCGGAGGCAGAGCAGGCGGAGCCATTTCGCAGCTTAATTCATCCGGATGATTTGCGTTTCTACAGCCCGTCCGGCATGATTAGGAAGGTGCAGCAATATTGCGAGGAAACAGGGCAGTCTGTGCCGCAGACCCGGGGCGAAGTGGCGAGATGCATTCTCGAAAGTCTGGCGCTGAAATACCGTTACGCGCTGGAGCAGATGGAGCAGCTAACCGGAGAGGTGTATTCTGGTCTGCACATGGTTGGCGGCGGCATTCAGAACAAGCTGCTTTGCCGCTTTACGGCCAATGCGCTTGGCCGCTCGGTATGGGCGGGCCCAGTCGAAGCGAGTGCAATCGGCAATATGCTCGTTCAACTCATTGCTCAAGGGGAATGTGCGGATTTGCAGGAGGCGCGGCAGCTAGCGGCGGTATCATTTGAATCGGATACCTATGAGCCGGAGCAAGCGGAGCAGCATGTGTGGGAGCAGGCTTACGAGGCTTACTTGCGCTTAGTCGCATGGCAAGCGAGCTCTTCGCTTTAA
- a CDS encoding retropepsin-like aspartic protease, with translation MLDTGTAGTILDADKVAEIGVRPEGSDRTAIIHGVGGTEIVFTKWFDAVVLGDWAVNECKVEIGAMDYG, from the coding sequence TTGTTGGATACTGGCACGGCTGGAACAATCTTAGATGCAGATAAGGTGGCAGAAATCGGAGTAAGACCGGAAGGTTCGGATCGCACGGCAATTATTCATGGTGTTGGTGGAACGGAAATTGTATTTACAAAGTGGTTTGATGCTGTGGTTTTAGGCGATTGGGCAGTGAATGAGTGTAAAGTAGAAATTGGCGCTATGGATTATGGATAG
- the fucU gene encoding L-fucose mutarotase — MLYGISKLISPELLKILMEMGHSDEIVLADGNFPVMSHAQRVVRADGHGIPELLEAILPLLPLDQYVERPAALMQVVPGDTVQTPIWEQYQLIIEKHTPVREKPEEVERFAFYERAKKAYAIVATGEQALYANIILKKGVIK, encoded by the coding sequence ATGCTGTATGGCATATCCAAATTAATTTCACCAGAGCTACTGAAAATATTAATGGAAATGGGTCACAGTGACGAAATCGTGCTGGCCGACGGCAATTTTCCAGTCATGAGCCACGCGCAGCGCGTTGTCCGGGCCGACGGCCACGGCATTCCGGAGCTGCTGGAGGCGATCTTGCCGCTGCTTCCGCTGGACCAATATGTGGAGCGGCCGGCGGCGCTTATGCAGGTTGTTCCTGGCGATACGGTACAGACGCCAATATGGGAGCAGTATCAGCTTATTATTGAGAAGCATACGCCCGTACGCGAAAAGCCGGAGGAAGTGGAGCGCTTCGCCTTCTATGAGCGGGCGAAGAAGGCTTATGCGATTGTGGCAACTGGCGAGCAGGCGCTGTATGCGAATATTATTTTGAAAAAAGGCGTTATTAAATAG
- a CDS encoding L-fucose isomerase — MHRFESGFPKIGIRPTIDGRRMGVRESLEEQTMNMAKSVAALIGEHLRYPNGEPVECVIADSCIGGVAEAVACADKFVRERVGVSITVTPCWCYGTETMDMDPSIPKAVWGFNGTERPGAVYLAAVLSGYAQKGLPAFGIYGEEVQDSGDTSIPEDVKGKLLGFAKAGLVVAYMRGKAYLSMGSVSMGIAGSIVNDAFFQEYLGMRTEYVDMSEFVRRFEEEIYDGEEFVRALAWVKENCPEGADNNPVQIQTSREQKDKDWETVVKMTMIARDLMVGNPRLAELGFGEEAMGHNAIVSGFQGQRQWTDHFPNGDFMETLLNSSFDWNGIRAPYTVATENDSLNGVAMLFGNLLTNTAQIFADVRTYWSPDSVERVTGHKLEGHAAGGILHLINSGSATLDGTGEQQRDGKPALKPHWEISEQEAADCLKATSWRPASVEYFRGGGYSSDYLTRGGMPMTMSRINLVKGIGPVLQIAEGYSVELPEGVHDVLDKRTDPTWPTTWFAPILTGSGAFRSVYEVMDQWGANHGSISYGHIGADLITLASMLRIPVNMHNVAEEKLFRPRAWGLFGTSNAESADYRACDNFGPLYK, encoded by the coding sequence ATGCATCGTTTTGAAAGCGGTTTCCCTAAAATAGGTATTCGTCCTACGATTGATGGACGCCGCATGGGCGTGCGCGAATCGCTCGAGGAACAGACGATGAATATGGCAAAATCAGTCGCAGCGCTCATTGGCGAGCATTTGCGTTATCCGAACGGCGAGCCGGTCGAATGTGTCATCGCGGACAGCTGCATTGGCGGAGTGGCGGAGGCGGTAGCTTGCGCAGACAAATTTGTCCGCGAGCGCGTAGGCGTGTCTATCACGGTAACGCCGTGCTGGTGCTATGGCACCGAGACGATGGATATGGACCCGTCCATTCCGAAAGCGGTTTGGGGCTTTAACGGCACAGAGCGTCCAGGCGCGGTATATTTGGCCGCTGTATTGTCCGGTTATGCGCAGAAGGGCCTTCCGGCCTTCGGCATTTATGGCGAGGAAGTACAGGACTCTGGCGACACGAGCATTCCTGAAGATGTGAAGGGCAAGCTGCTGGGCTTTGCGAAAGCGGGTCTTGTCGTCGCTTATATGCGCGGCAAAGCGTATTTGTCGATGGGCTCCGTATCCATGGGAATCGCAGGCTCAATCGTAAACGATGCCTTTTTCCAAGAGTATTTGGGCATGCGTACCGAGTATGTGGATATGTCGGAATTCGTCCGCCGCTTTGAAGAGGAAATTTATGATGGCGAAGAATTTGTCCGCGCGCTGGCATGGGTGAAGGAAAATTGCCCAGAGGGCGCAGACAACAATCCGGTGCAAATTCAGACCTCCAGAGAGCAGAAGGACAAGGATTGGGAAACGGTTGTGAAAATGACGATGATTGCCCGCGACCTGATGGTCGGCAATCCGCGTCTTGCGGAGCTAGGCTTCGGGGAAGAGGCGATGGGCCACAATGCAATTGTGTCCGGCTTTCAGGGGCAGCGCCAATGGACGGATCATTTTCCAAATGGCGATTTCATGGAAACGCTGCTTAACTCCTCGTTCGACTGGAACGGTATACGTGCACCTTACACGGTAGCAACAGAAAATGACAGCTTGAACGGCGTTGCGATGCTGTTCGGTAATTTGCTGACGAATACGGCGCAAATATTCGCCGATGTGCGGACGTATTGGAGTCCGGATTCGGTAGAGCGCGTAACGGGGCATAAGCTGGAAGGGCATGCAGCGGGCGGCATTTTGCACCTGATCAACTCGGGCTCAGCAACGCTTGATGGAACAGGCGAGCAGCAGCGAGATGGCAAGCCCGCGCTTAAGCCGCATTGGGAAATTTCCGAGCAGGAGGCGGCGGATTGCCTGAAAGCAACGTCGTGGCGTCCGGCATCGGTCGAGTATTTCCGCGGCGGCGGCTATTCCTCCGACTATTTAACTCGCGGTGGCATGCCGATGACGATGTCCCGAATCAATTTGGTGAAGGGCATTGGCCCCGTGCTGCAAATTGCTGAAGGCTATTCCGTGGAGCTACCAGAAGGCGTTCATGATGTGCTCGACAAACGGACAGATCCGACTTGGCCGACGACGTGGTTCGCTCCGATTTTGACAGGCAGCGGTGCCTTCCGCAGCGTGTATGAGGTGATGGACCAGTGGGGAGCTAATCATGGCTCTATCAGCTACGGGCATATTGGCGCGGATTTAATTACGCTTGCGTCGATGCTGCGTATTCCGGTCAATATGCACAATGTGGCAGAGGAGAAGCTATTCCGTCCACGTGCTTGGGGGCTGTTTGGCACGAGTAATGCGGAAAGCGCAGATTACCGCGCTTGCGACAACTTCGGACCCTTGTATAAATAG
- a CDS encoding PAS domain S-box protein — translation MSDYVSADLYHTYMNSIWEETTDGIVIVDLQRIVLDVNPAFEQMYGWTKEELVGRKLPVGPAHLYKEFARLYDQVIEGKKVAAAEYPKLCKNGKHLHVSITLSAVRDSSGKITGIVAIERDITKRKQTEKALRETEQLYSHLTQNVLAGVFVRQDRKMVYINSYMSAMLGYTREEFVRLKTADYIDAIELFTIKRQVAEILIKKREPRYTVTVRGKKKEGGFVYLEVNLSLIVYKGRTAMLGSAKDVTSSVALERSLRESAEMYQRVMKLLPEPIVLSDHGIIIYANNSAIKLVEADDKNEVIGHSVFEYIHPDDHEDMLRRMDLIMFEEEPSQFEERQVICRDGQTIDVEMSSIRINNYMGKRVILTVIRDLTDRKRSEDMLVRSEKLSVIGQLAAGVAHEIRNPLTALKGFTQLLKTKNEGYGSYLDIMSNELDRINLIVNEFMTLAKPHFTRFNDENVVHILRGVISVLETQAIMTNVGIETQVEDSLMMIHADANQLKQVFINVIKNAIEAMPDGGRVTIAICTNASDSVCLTIRDEGIGMTDSIIGKIGQPFITTKEKGTGLGLMISSRIIEAHHGTLHIASRHGEGTEVRITLPLAKPKFAELN, via the coding sequence ATGAGCGACTATGTAAGTGCGGACTTGTATCATACCTATATGAACTCCATTTGGGAAGAGACAACAGATGGTATTGTTATTGTTGATTTGCAGCGCATCGTGCTGGATGTCAATCCAGCTTTTGAACAAATGTACGGCTGGACGAAGGAGGAGTTGGTAGGCAGGAAGCTTCCCGTCGGTCCAGCTCATCTGTATAAGGAGTTTGCCAGGCTATATGATCAGGTGATTGAGGGCAAGAAGGTAGCCGCAGCGGAATACCCAAAGCTATGCAAGAACGGCAAGCATCTGCATGTGAGTATTACTCTGTCGGCTGTTCGAGACAGCAGCGGCAAGATAACCGGAATCGTGGCCATAGAGCGCGATATTACGAAACGAAAGCAGACCGAGAAGGCGCTTCGGGAGACGGAGCAGCTTTACAGCCATCTGACGCAAAATGTGCTAGCCGGCGTTTTCGTCAGGCAGGATCGCAAAATGGTATATATTAACTCGTATATGTCGGCCATGCTGGGCTACACGAGAGAGGAATTTGTTAGGCTGAAAACCGCCGACTACATTGATGCGATTGAGCTGTTCACCATTAAGCGCCAGGTAGCGGAAATTTTGATTAAAAAGCGTGAGCCACGCTATACCGTTACCGTACGCGGCAAGAAGAAGGAGGGCGGCTTCGTTTATTTGGAAGTCAATCTCTCGCTCATTGTGTACAAAGGCAGAACGGCGATGCTGGGCTCCGCCAAGGATGTAACCTCATCGGTAGCGCTTGAGCGTTCCTTGCGGGAAAGCGCCGAGATGTACCAGCGTGTCATGAAGCTGTTGCCAGAGCCAATTGTGCTAAGCGATCACGGGATCATTATTTACGCCAACAATTCGGCAATCAAGCTCGTTGAAGCCGATGACAAAAACGAAGTGATCGGCCATTCAGTATTCGAATATATTCATCCTGACGATCATGAGGATATGCTTAGAAGGATGGATCTCATTATGTTCGAGGAGGAGCCGAGCCAATTTGAGGAGCGGCAAGTGATTTGCAGAGATGGGCAAACGATAGATGTTGAAATGTCGAGCATTCGCATTAATAACTATATGGGAAAAAGGGTTATTTTAACGGTAATCCGGGATTTAACCGATCGCAAGCGCTCTGAGGATATGCTGGTGCGCTCCGAGAAGCTGTCGGTTATCGGACAGCTTGCTGCGGGAGTAGCCCATGAAATTCGCAATCCGCTAACGGCGCTCAAGGGCTTTACGCAATTGCTGAAAACCAAAAACGAAGGTTACGGCTCGTATCTCGATATTATGTCCAATGAGCTGGACCGAATTAACTTAATCGTCAATGAATTTATGACTTTAGCGAAGCCGCATTTTACTAGATTCAACGATGAGAATGTGGTGCATATTTTGCGCGGCGTTATTTCGGTGCTGGAAACACAGGCGATTATGACCAATGTGGGTATTGAGACGCAGGTGGAAGACAGCCTAATGATGATTCATGCGGATGCCAATCAGCTCAAGCAGGTATTCATTAATGTGATCAAAAATGCAATCGAAGCAATGCCCGATGGCGGCCGCGTTACGATTGCCATTTGCACAAATGCTTCTGATAGCGTTTGCTTGACCATCCGCGATGAGGGGATCGGGATGACCGACTCTATTATTGGGAAAATTGGACAGCCCTTTATTACGACAAAAGAAAAAGGCACGGGTCTTGGGCTGATGATTAGCTCCAGAATTATTGAGGCTCATCATGGTACACTACATATCGCTAGTCGACATGGCGAGGGCACGGAGGTGCGAATTACGCTGCCGCTGGCTAAGCCTAAATTCGCAGAATTAAATTAA
- a CDS encoding polysaccharide deacetylase family protein: MSKLSMIHQVSVREKAVAFTFDDGPNPLYTSQLLDIFRSVGGRATFFMIGQEMEAHPEMAAVVHQEGHELGNHTYSHPDLTELTLEEADEELQRTDVLMRKVTGQKVHSFRPPYFGVNDSILSLAAQYGYRSIGTVNGEAKDWETPGVEYILEHTRSKVAPGSILLFHDGYGDRSQTIEAVRVLVEELAAEGYRFVTTSELLDMADSDESGLTMSQEELQG, from the coding sequence ATGAGCAAATTATCAATGATACATCAGGTTTCAGTAAGGGAAAAGGCAGTGGCCTTCACATTTGATGATGGTCCGAATCCGTTATACACGAGCCAATTGCTTGATATTTTCCGCAGTGTGGGGGGACGAGCTACCTTTTTTATGATTGGTCAGGAGATGGAAGCGCATCCAGAAATGGCGGCCGTTGTACATCAGGAGGGCCACGAGCTTGGGAATCATACTTATTCCCATCCAGACCTTACCGAACTGACGTTGGAGGAAGCTGATGAGGAGCTGCAACGAACAGATGTCCTTATGCGGAAGGTTACAGGGCAAAAGGTACATAGCTTCAGACCGCCATACTTTGGCGTGAATGACAGCATTCTGTCACTGGCTGCACAGTACGGATACCGTTCAATCGGCACGGTAAATGGAGAGGCTAAGGATTGGGAAACGCCAGGCGTCGAATATATTCTGGAGCATACACGGTCAAAGGTCGCGCCCGGCAGTATTTTGCTGTTTCATGACGGGTACGGGGACCGTTCCCAGACCATAGAAGCGGTTCGTGTTCTGGTGGAGGAGCTGGCTGCCGAAGGATATCGTTTTGTTACCACCAGTGAACTGCTGGATATGGCCGATTCGGATGAGAGCGGTCTGACGATGAGCCAAGAGGAGCTACAAGGATA
- a CDS encoding class II aldolase/adducin family protein codes for MSSMEIREELCKYAKKTVANRLVVGPGGNLSAKHEGKMYLSPSGFALDEIEPEQWVEVDIEAGAVTDTGFRPSSEVLMHLYAYRANPNIGAIVHTHPPYCIAFTLVEQELPIMFPDQAALVGKTVYIPYVLPTTDKLADALVEKVNAASSILLGNHGLVTTGRNLREAYYRTEVVEESAKIFLIAKAIKEPKVLTTEQFEEIASLESEAYRIQLLQKMQ; via the coding sequence ATGAGCAGTATGGAAATAAGAGAGGAACTATGTAAATACGCAAAAAAGACAGTAGCGAACCGTCTGGTAGTTGGTCCAGGCGGAAACCTTAGCGCGAAGCATGAAGGTAAAATGTATCTTTCTCCGAGCGGCTTTGCCCTGGATGAAATAGAGCCGGAGCAGTGGGTAGAGGTCGATATTGAAGCTGGAGCGGTAACGGATACGGGCTTCCGTCCATCGTCCGAGGTGCTGATGCATCTCTATGCATACCGCGCGAATCCGAATATTGGAGCTATCGTGCACACGCATCCCCCTTATTGCATCGCTTTTACCCTTGTGGAGCAGGAGCTGCCGATTATGTTTCCCGATCAGGCTGCGCTTGTAGGCAAGACGGTATATATTCCATATGTTCTGCCGACTACAGATAAGCTTGCTGATGCGCTAGTGGAGAAAGTGAATGCTGCAAGCTCGATATTGCTAGGCAATCACGGACTGGTAACGACAGGGCGCAACCTGCGTGAAGCCTACTACCGCACAGAGGTTGTAGAGGAAAGCGCAAAAATTTTCCTGATCGCCAAAGCGATTAAGGAGCCGAAAGTGCTGACGACGGAACAATTTGAAGAAATCGCATCGCTGGAGAGCGAGGCATACCGCATTCAGCTGCTGCAAAAAATGCAGTAG
- a CDS encoding metalloregulator ArsR/SmtB family transcription factor — protein sequence MKDSCEIYCYDEPKVRKVQHALEQQSIQEMAKIFKALSDETRLKIVFALCEEDELCVCDVANIINSSLATTSHHLRTLKQLGLATFRKEGKLVFYSLKDDHIRQLLQIAAAHSQE from the coding sequence ATGAAAGATAGCTGTGAAATATATTGTTACGACGAGCCCAAAGTACGTAAGGTGCAGCATGCTTTGGAGCAGCAAAGTATTCAGGAGATGGCTAAGATTTTTAAAGCACTGTCCGATGAGACGAGGCTAAAAATCGTCTTTGCTTTATGCGAGGAGGACGAGCTGTGCGTGTGTGACGTGGCAAATATTATAAATTCCTCGCTCGCAACTACATCGCATCATTTGCGAACGCTTAAGCAGCTTGGATTAGCCACCTTTCGGAAGGAAGGTAAGCTTGTGTTTTATTCCCTGAAGGATGATCACATCCGCCAACTCTTGCAGATTGCAGCAGCACATAGCCAGGAATAG
- a CDS encoding NAD(P)/FAD-dependent oxidoreductase codes for MIHMYDVLIIGAGQAGLAAAYFLKKSGLSFIILEAAASIGDSWRRRYDSLQLFTPRRYDGLPGMPLEGNQNGLPSKDEIADYLEAYATKMALPLKLNSRVKRLWREVHFKAETADGVLEARSVIVGTGPFQVKNVPSFSSLLSEGVNQLHSSEYLSPNQLSPGNTIVVGGGNSGAQIAVELAKDRADDRAVYLSIARDISFMPLHVMNRSIFWYFEKLGFLRANKQSSIGKWLKKQPEQVYGFELKQLMKKGEVKVFSRIMNANGNRVIGEDGNEIEVKNVIWATGFKRDDQWIDIHDAFDSHGLIKHIEGVSPVKGLYFVGLPWQTSRGSALLGWVKYDAQKIVDHLALTNN; via the coding sequence ATGATACATATGTACGATGTATTGATTATAGGGGCAGGACAAGCAGGGCTGGCAGCAGCGTATTTTTTGAAAAAGAGCGGATTAAGCTTTATCATTTTAGAAGCAGCAGCATCTATCGGGGATAGCTGGCGGCGGCGTTATGACTCGCTTCAGCTCTTTACACCACGCAGGTATGATGGATTGCCTGGCATGCCTTTAGAAGGAAATCAGAATGGTCTGCCGAGTAAAGATGAGATCGCGGACTATCTTGAAGCCTATGCGACAAAAATGGCGTTGCCTCTAAAGCTGAATAGTCGTGTTAAACGACTTTGGAGAGAGGTTCATTTTAAAGCGGAAACAGCAGATGGAGTGCTTGAGGCTCGCAGCGTTATCGTGGGAACGGGGCCATTCCAAGTGAAAAATGTTCCGTCCTTTTCGAGCTTATTATCAGAGGGCGTCAATCAGCTGCATTCCTCAGAGTACCTAAGCCCAAATCAACTGAGCCCAGGGAACACGATTGTTGTGGGCGGCGGAAATTCAGGCGCTCAAATAGCGGTTGAGCTGGCCAAGGATCGGGCGGATGACAGAGCCGTTTATCTATCTATTGCTCGCGATATTTCTTTCATGCCCTTGCACGTGATGAATCGAAGCATTTTCTGGTATTTTGAAAAGCTCGGATTTCTTCGTGCAAATAAGCAAAGCTCGATTGGGAAATGGTTGAAAAAACAGCCCGAGCAAGTATACGGCTTCGAACTGAAGCAGCTTATGAAGAAGGGGGAAGTAAAGGTTTTTTCTCGTATAATGAACGCGAATGGTAACCGAGTTATAGGTGAGGATGGAAATGAAATCGAGGTGAAAAATGTCATCTGGGCCACTGGCTTTAAACGAGACGATCAGTGGATTGATATTCACGATGCCTTTGATTCGCATGGACTCATTAAGCATATTGAAGGCGTATCGCCGGTAAAGGGCTTGTATTTTGTCGGATTGCCATGGCAAACCTCCAGGGGGTCGGCACTGCTGGGCTGGGTAAAATATGACGCTCAAAAAATAGTAGATCATCTGGCTCTGACTAATAATTAA
- a CDS encoding LacI family DNA-binding transcriptional regulator produces the protein MVTIYDIAQRSGVSAMTVSRVINNTGRISDKTRAKVKKVMEDMHYVPNQMARSLVLQHTRLLFLLIADITNPFYTTLSRGAEDAATKNGYKLLFGNSDENLDKESDYIHTILTTRVDGVMMAPTGDPSLPNLESLLQHQTPFVLIDREVPGVECDIVIGDSKEGARQLVDHLVEQGHKRIMMVNGSLSSSSARLRLQGYREALQLNGLPYEPDYLFETSFGPQNDLSAMNAWIDSINPLPTAIIAGNNVIAIELMRLLQQRGLRIPDDISIVCFDDFGPYAEINPFVTVVAQQAYQFGYLGMQMLIDRIQNGSASGPWRKVVLPAELIVRSSVKQLG, from the coding sequence ATGGTTACGATTTACGATATCGCTCAGCGATCTGGGGTTTCGGCGATGACCGTATCGCGAGTGATTAATAACACAGGACGAATAAGCGACAAGACGCGGGCAAAGGTCAAGAAAGTGATGGAGGACATGCATTATGTGCCGAACCAGATGGCGAGAAGCCTCGTGCTCCAGCATACCCGCCTGCTGTTTCTGCTTATTGCCGATATTACAAACCCGTTTTATACGACGCTGTCACGGGGAGCAGAGGATGCTGCTACGAAAAATGGCTACAAGCTGCTGTTCGGCAACAGCGATGAAAATTTAGACAAGGAATCGGATTATATTCATACGATTCTAACGACGCGGGTCGACGGCGTGATGATGGCACCAACTGGCGACCCTTCCCTGCCTAATCTGGAGTCGCTGCTTCAGCATCAGACTCCATTCGTGCTTATTGACCGCGAGGTGCCGGGGGTTGAATGCGATATCGTTATTGGGGACAGCAAGGAAGGCGCACGCCAGCTTGTGGATCATCTGGTGGAGCAGGGACATAAGCGAATTATGATGGTCAATGGCTCGCTGTCGAGCTCCAGCGCCCGCCTTCGCTTGCAAGGGTACAGGGAGGCGCTTCAGCTCAATGGGCTTCCATATGAGCCTGATTATTTATTCGAGACCAGCTTCGGCCCGCAAAATGATCTTTCTGCCATGAATGCCTGGATCGACAGCATAAACCCGCTTCCAACCGCAATCATTGCCGGAAATAACGTCATTGCCATAGAGCTGATGCGCCTGCTCCAGCAGCGCGGCCTGCGCATACCAGACGATATTTCTATCGTATGCTTTGATGATTTTGGCCCTTATGCGGAGATTAATCCGTTTGTGACCGTTGTCGCCCAGCAAGCCTACCAGTTCGGTTATCTCGGCATGCAAATGCTCATAGATCGCATCCAGAATGGCAGCGCCTCTGGGCCGTGGCGGAAGGTCGTGCTGCCTGCGGAGCTCATCGTAAGAAGCTCCGTCAAACAGCTCGGTTAA
- a CDS encoding zeta toxin family protein — MSETKPVMTVFAGTNGAGKSTLSMQMRDWLGELVDPDQIARELKPDNPRSADLSAGREAVKRIRSLIKNSENFAIETTLSGSFVLKHMEIAKERSYEIVLYYIGLQDVQMHIDRVASRVEQGGHWIAEADIRYRYGESLKNLTPALAIADQVIIIDNTYEPLIVAEVMQGHLVYRVDAIPNWAKPVLAPY, encoded by the coding sequence ATGAGTGAAACGAAACCAGTTATGACTGTGTTTGCTGGAACCAATGGAGCAGGGAAAAGCACACTTAGTATGCAGATGAGAGATTGGCTTGGTGAACTGGTAGATCCCGATCAGATTGCAAGAGAGTTAAAGCCAGATAATCCTCGTAGTGCTGACCTGTCTGCTGGGAGGGAAGCTGTAAAGAGAATTCGATCGCTCATAAAAAATAGTGAGAACTTTGCCATAGAAACGACATTGTCTGGATCATTTGTTCTGAAACATATGGAAATCGCTAAAGAGCGAAGTTACGAAATTGTTCTGTATTACATCGGCCTACAAGATGTCCAGATGCATATAGATCGTGTAGCTTCTCGTGTTGAGCAGGGTGGACATTGGATCGCTGAAGCGGATATACGTTATCGATATGGTGAGTCATTGAAGAATCTTACACCAGCTCTAGCCATTGCGGATCAAGTTATCATCATAGATAATACATACGAGCCTTTAATTGTAGCGGAAGTAATGCAAGGTCACTTGGTCTATCGTGTGGATGCCATTCCTAATTGGGCTAAGCCTGTGCTGGCTCCATACTAA